In the genome of Criblamydia sequanensis CRIB-18, one region contains:
- a CDS encoding small basic protein, with protein sequence MSRHPSFGKSNKGTQKRNVVKRFERIDILKKLGRWEEGKNKRVTGLPKTPVA encoded by the coding sequence ATGTCAAGACATCCAAGCTTCGGGAAATCCAACAAAGGTACGCAAAAACGAAATGTCGTTAAAAGATTTGAGCGTATCGACATCTTAAAAAAATTAGGTCGTTGGGAAGAAGGCAAAAATAAGCGCGTTACTGGCCTCCCAAAAACGCCGGTTGCTTAA
- a CDS encoding hemolysin family protein, giving the protein MLGNRFFYRPFHKLFFPNEEYEGLFFATTSALNICRFIFAGSATTAILLSTASWTSNHEIQFNPLALSLLLLLLIGSFALSDWLPRILGTKYPESTLKRVTPIASPFLFIAFPLTYLFLKITRIFSKTIYLDTAGEPETLAKKELMSIIRQSSLKEGLDNNEKKLIASVLSFCEHLTREVMVPRVDVFTLESTKSIKEAANLLEEEGYSRIPVYDETVDNIVGILMYKDILSKYMEYAAKNNDPAVLEAPISTIMKPVMYTPETKKISSLLQEFRKKQVHLAIVVDEYGGTDGIITIEDILEDIVGQIADEYDEEEALFITQADGTWLVDARMSILDIEEQLGITIPEEGEYDTLAGYLFHCAGEIPPKGFIIDSDEFTLEVIKSNDRLVEKVRIRPKVQYDSEDGDVLSLKQD; this is encoded by the coding sequence ATGCTTGGAAACCGATTTTTCTACCGTCCTTTCCACAAGCTATTTTTTCCAAACGAAGAATATGAAGGTCTTTTTTTTGCGACAACCTCAGCTCTAAACATCTGTCGATTTATTTTTGCAGGAAGCGCGACAACCGCGATTTTGCTCTCTACGGCAAGCTGGACTTCCAATCATGAAATACAATTTAATCCTCTCGCTCTTTCCCTTTTACTGCTCCTCCTTATCGGCTCTTTTGCCCTTTCGGATTGGCTGCCAAGAATACTTGGAACAAAATACCCGGAAAGCACGTTAAAAAGGGTCACCCCTATCGCGTCCCCCTTTCTATTTATCGCCTTCCCCTTAACCTACCTCTTTTTAAAAATTACAAGGATCTTCTCAAAGACGATCTATTTAGATACGGCGGGCGAGCCTGAAACCCTGGCTAAAAAGGAATTGATGAGTATTATCCGTCAATCCTCCCTAAAAGAAGGCCTCGATAATAACGAAAAAAAATTAATAGCCTCCGTCCTCTCTTTTTGCGAGCATTTAACCCGCGAGGTTATGGTTCCAAGGGTCGATGTCTTTACACTCGAGAGTACAAAGTCCATAAAGGAAGCTGCGAATTTACTTGAAGAAGAAGGCTACAGCCGAATACCTGTTTATGATGAGACGGTAGATAACATCGTCGGGATATTGATGTACAAAGATATTCTCAGTAAATACATGGAATATGCGGCTAAGAATAACGACCCGGCTGTTTTAGAAGCCCCGATATCAACCATCATGAAGCCCGTGATGTATACTCCCGAAACTAAAAAAATATCTTCCCTCCTTCAGGAATTTCGAAAAAAACAAGTTCACCTAGCTATTGTGGTTGATGAATATGGCGGTACAGACGGCATCATTACCATAGAAGATATTCTCGAAGATATTGTCGGTCAAATAGCTGATGAGTATGACGAAGAAGAAGCCTTGTTTATTACGCAAGCCGACGGCACTTGGCTTGTCGATGCTAGAATGAGTATTCTAGATATCGAAGAACAGTTAGGCATTACGATCCCGGAAGAAGGTGAATACGATACCTTGGCAGGCTACCTTTTCCATTGCGCCGGTGAAATTCCTCCAAAAGGGTTTATTATCGATAGCGATGAATTTACGTTGGAAGTGATTAAGTCAAATGACAGGCTGGTTGAAAAAGTCAGAATAAGACCAAAAGTACAGTATGATAGCGAAGATGGAGATGTTCTTTCCTTAAAACAGGATTAG
- the ybeY gene encoding rRNA maturation RNase YbeY produces the protein MKVLVQNNQKDLKIKALQVKQLVKEALDFKKVPTKTVSIYFVTKKTISALHDEFFNDPSPTDCISFPLDPSDDEPDELSCLGEIFVCPKVAIEYASSENLPVNEEVSLYIIHGLLHLIGYDDITEIERKVMRSEEKKIMNHLKKQKLILEV, from the coding sequence GTGAAAGTACTCGTTCAAAATAATCAAAAAGACCTAAAAATCAAAGCTTTGCAAGTGAAACAGCTTGTTAAAGAAGCTCTTGATTTTAAAAAAGTGCCGACTAAAACGGTATCGATCTATTTTGTTACAAAAAAAACAATTTCCGCTCTTCACGATGAGTTTTTTAACGACCCCTCCCCCACCGATTGCATCTCTTTCCCCCTAGATCCAAGTGATGATGAACCGGATGAGCTTAGCTGTCTTGGTGAAATTTTTGTCTGCCCGAAGGTAGCCATAGAATACGCAAGCTCCGAAAACCTCCCCGTCAATGAAGAGGTTTCCCTCTATATAATTCATGGCCTTTTGCATCTTATCGGCTATGATGATATAACGGAAATTGAACGCAAAGTGATGCGGTCGGAAGAAAAAAAAATTATGAATCATTTAAAAAAACAAAAACTGATATTAGAAGTCTAA
- a CDS encoding pyridoxal phosphate-dependent aminotransferase, whose translation MTGLKNSYSHTYATMQRAAVDLSLSENPLGPSPKATEAIINAAGVLHLYPDEEKTLIALLARHYNIAEDSILLGAGANQLLEDYLKVFALNKSIVVPSATFPESVACMDTLNGSVRIVPLHCDLSLNLDALRKTCTSDTALIHLCNPNNPTGIWTECSQLLELAELSPVPLLISEAGADFVGKTIINPSLHPNIIVVRSFSKAHGLAGLRIGYSIASSEKISQMKSSLRSYRVSSLAISAAIAALQDQEHLQKSIAYILQEKTWLMNEMRALDFKVIPSQGQTFIAQVPSKFGNANRFCSIAKQYDMAVVNCSLYSGLDQYIRISPQKHAINKKFILILKKIQGGK comes from the coding sequence ATGACCGGTTTAAAAAATTCGTATAGTCACACTTATGCTACAATGCAACGTGCTGCTGTTGACTTAAGTTTATCGGAAAACCCACTTGGACCTTCTCCTAAGGCAACCGAGGCTATCATAAATGCAGCTGGAGTATTACATCTATATCCTGATGAAGAAAAGACGTTAATTGCTTTGCTTGCTCGTCATTACAATATTGCAGAAGATTCTATCTTGCTGGGTGCCGGAGCGAATCAGCTGCTTGAAGATTATTTAAAAGTATTTGCTTTAAACAAAAGCATAGTTGTTCCTTCAGCAACCTTTCCTGAATCTGTTGCTTGCATGGACACATTAAATGGTTCAGTTAGGATTGTTCCTCTTCATTGCGACTTAAGTTTAAATCTTGATGCTCTGCGCAAAACTTGTACATCTGATACGGCATTAATTCATCTATGCAATCCCAATAATCCGACTGGGATTTGGACTGAATGTAGCCAGTTATTAGAGCTTGCGGAGTTATCTCCAGTACCATTGCTGATCTCCGAAGCAGGAGCAGACTTCGTAGGGAAAACAATCATCAACCCATCTTTACATCCGAACATTATTGTTGTGAGGTCATTTTCAAAAGCCCACGGATTAGCGGGACTGCGTATTGGTTATAGCATTGCATCCTCAGAGAAGATCTCTCAAATGAAGTCTAGTTTACGCTCTTATCGGGTCAGTTCTCTAGCTATTTCTGCGGCTATAGCTGCACTACAAGATCAAGAACATCTTCAAAAATCAATCGCCTACATCTTGCAAGAAAAGACCTGGTTGATGAACGAAATGCGTGCATTGGATTTTAAAGTCATACCCTCGCAGGGGCAAACATTCATCGCCCAAGTACCTAGCAAATTCGGCAATGCCAATCGCTTTTGTAGTATCGCAAAACAATATGACATGGCTGTAGTCAATTGTTCATTGTATTCGGGATTGGATCAATATATTCGTATTAGCCCACAAAAACACGCAATAAATAAAAAATTTATTTTAATTTTAAAAAAAATACAAGGAGGAAAATAA
- a CDS encoding amino acid permease: protein MYKQFGAILLVAGTCIGSGMIALPLVLAKLGLIPSILLMVMIWFIMYYTSLVHLELNLQAGHGLSLGALGRYFSGRTAELIGTISLKLLSYSLLAVFIYGGSSILKELIASKMVVEYSFNNIATCYTLLSITLLLLPIKLIDYLNRFLFVSLLTVVAILLAGIVITINWSELPLFSEQHSDLSVWMAIIPVAFTSFGFQVIFHTLTNYCHKNVKMLKQAFLWGSLIPAIVYIVWTCSILSVVYQDNPQFYDQMAGGKAEVGELIQVLSGIAKWQSVQLLVWWISMLAIATSVLGVGLGLCDSIKGMLSKKVPNTAIRNILASIITILPAYLVVMYVPNAFITVLGFAGMILAVIAILLPVYLFWQIKGGQLYYSELNRKYLLHFSVVVAMTVIICEIFNML from the coding sequence ATGTATAAACAATTTGGAGCAATACTCCTTGTAGCAGGAACTTGCATTGGTAGCGGCATGATAGCCCTACCACTGGTACTTGCCAAATTAGGCCTTATACCTAGCATACTACTCATGGTAATGATATGGTTCATCATGTATTACACTTCGCTAGTCCATCTGGAACTCAACTTGCAGGCAGGTCATGGGCTTTCTTTAGGAGCATTAGGAAGATATTTTTCTGGAAGAACTGCAGAGTTAATAGGGACAATTAGTCTCAAATTACTTTCTTATTCATTGCTAGCTGTGTTTATTTATGGAGGATCATCTATCCTGAAGGAACTAATTGCATCAAAGATGGTAGTTGAGTATTCCTTCAACAATATAGCCACTTGCTACACCCTTCTTTCAATCACCTTGCTTTTGTTACCAATAAAATTAATCGATTATCTCAATCGTTTTTTATTCGTGAGTTTACTTACTGTGGTTGCGATTTTACTTGCTGGTATAGTAATAACAATTAATTGGTCTGAATTGCCGCTATTTTCTGAACAGCATAGTGACCTATCAGTATGGATGGCGATAATACCCGTGGCATTTACATCTTTTGGATTTCAAGTCATCTTTCATACGTTAACCAATTACTGCCATAAAAATGTAAAAATGCTTAAACAGGCGTTCTTGTGGGGAAGTTTAATTCCGGCTATTGTTTATATCGTTTGGACCTGTAGCATTTTAAGCGTAGTATATCAGGATAATCCACAATTCTATGACCAAATGGCAGGAGGAAAAGCCGAGGTTGGGGAATTAATCCAAGTACTTAGTGGTATTGCAAAATGGCAATCGGTCCAACTTTTAGTCTGGTGGATATCAATGCTTGCCATCGCTACATCAGTTCTTGGTGTCGGTTTAGGCCTTTGTGATTCAATTAAAGGAATGTTATCCAAAAAAGTGCCGAATACTGCCATTCGCAATATACTTGCTTCTATAATTACAATATTGCCTGCTTATTTAGTGGTGATGTATGTACCTAATGCGTTTATAACTGTTTTGGGGTTTGCTGGTATGATTTTGGCAGTGATCGCTATCTTATTGCCGGTCTATCTGTTTTGGCAAATTAAGGGCGGGCAATTGTATTATTCAGAGTTAAATAGAAAATACTTGCTTCATTTCTCTGTCGTGGTTGCTATGACAGTCATTATTTGTGAAATATTTAACATGTTGTAA
- the rny gene encoding ribonuclease Y, with protein sequence MDDDLFLAFILTTGGFFFGILALLIYQKIKLKDFHTLAQSILAKAESESLKEKQAKDFEIKQKELSFKENLYAMEQKERRKLKEEEDRLKVKQDNIESYLSSLEKKMQEIEKKESFLKEKEETLRDLEASLLNKKKEIEGSLEKISEISKEEAKRLFIDRIETELKQDKEKAVQLFSEELEQQKEALAKKVIVTAIGRVALACVSECTVSTVHLPGEEIKARIIGKEGRNIRTLERISGVNFLIDDTPKAIIISGFDPFRIQTAKLALTELVSDGRIHPTRIEEVFEKAKENLESKLLKTGEEAAFKVGIFNLSPQLTKLLGHLSLRYSFGQNVLEHSIEVSHLMGLMAAELNLDVKLAKRIGLLHDIGKALTHEFEGTHALIGMQMALKNGESMEVANGIGCHHQEIEPITLVGSLTSSADALSAARPGARNEAVEDYIKRLVKLEEVASSFSQVSEAYALQAGREVRIFVKPDLVDDNSLPDLARELRKKIELNVNYPGKIKVSVLKEKRIVEYAM encoded by the coding sequence ATGGATGACGATCTTTTCTTAGCCTTTATTCTTACAACAGGTGGATTTTTCTTCGGCATCCTAGCGCTTCTTATCTATCAAAAAATCAAACTTAAAGACTTCCATACTCTTGCCCAATCTATTTTAGCTAAAGCTGAATCAGAATCATTAAAAGAAAAACAAGCCAAAGACTTTGAGATCAAGCAAAAAGAGCTTTCCTTTAAGGAAAACTTGTATGCCATGGAGCAAAAAGAAAGGCGAAAATTAAAAGAAGAAGAAGATCGGTTAAAGGTCAAGCAAGACAACATAGAATCCTACCTCTCCTCCCTCGAAAAAAAAATGCAAGAAATTGAAAAAAAGGAATCCTTCTTAAAAGAGAAAGAAGAGACTTTAAGAGATCTTGAAGCTTCCCTTTTGAATAAAAAAAAGGAAATCGAAGGTTCTTTAGAAAAAATTTCTGAAATTTCGAAAGAAGAAGCGAAGCGTCTATTCATCGATAGAATTGAAACGGAGTTAAAACAAGACAAAGAGAAAGCGGTTCAATTATTTTCAGAGGAATTAGAACAGCAAAAAGAGGCTCTTGCAAAAAAAGTCATCGTAACAGCTATTGGAAGGGTGGCCCTAGCTTGCGTCTCTGAGTGTACCGTATCGACAGTGCATCTTCCGGGTGAAGAAATAAAAGCTCGCATTATTGGAAAAGAAGGCCGGAATATTAGAACCTTGGAGCGTATTTCAGGGGTTAACTTTCTTATTGATGATACTCCTAAAGCCATTATTATTTCGGGCTTTGATCCCTTTAGGATTCAAACGGCAAAGCTTGCTTTAACTGAACTTGTATCTGATGGCCGCATACACCCAACCCGGATTGAAGAGGTGTTTGAGAAAGCGAAAGAAAATTTGGAAAGCAAGCTTTTAAAAACCGGAGAAGAGGCTGCTTTTAAAGTGGGTATTTTCAATCTCTCTCCGCAATTGACAAAGCTTCTTGGGCATCTTTCCTTAAGGTATAGCTTTGGTCAAAATGTCCTTGAGCATAGTATAGAAGTCTCCCATCTGATGGGGCTAATGGCAGCAGAACTTAATTTAGATGTTAAACTCGCAAAACGAATCGGGCTTTTGCATGACATCGGTAAAGCGCTCACCCATGAATTTGAAGGCACTCATGCTTTAATTGGGATGCAGATGGCCCTTAAAAATGGGGAATCTATGGAAGTTGCCAATGGGATAGGATGCCACCATCAAGAAATTGAACCGATAACCCTTGTTGGAAGCTTAACCTCTTCAGCTGATGCTTTATCTGCGGCCCGCCCCGGTGCAAGAAATGAAGCTGTTGAAGACTACATCAAACGTCTTGTTAAATTAGAAGAAGTGGCCTCATCTTTTAGCCAAGTGTCAGAAGCCTATGCTTTACAAGCCGGCCGCGAGGTCCGCATTTTTGTTAAGCCCGATCTTGTCGATGACAACAGCTTGCCGGATTTAGCTCGTGAGCTAAGAAAAAAAATTGAGCTCAACGTCAATTACCCGGGGAAGATCAAGGTCTCCGTCCTAAAAGAGAAAAGAATCGTCGAATACGCAATGTAG